One window of the Babesia bovis T2Bo chromosome 2, whole genome shotgun sequence genome contains the following:
- a CDS encoding Thrombospondin-Related Anonymous Protein 1 (TRAP1) translates to MIGYIKILASVPLLSLAFLATTGLHAFADKGVGSPKGKQCKKQLDFSIVVDESASISNDQWEGQMIPFLRNLIHTVDLDNTDIRLSLTTYSTPTRQIFTFLDAAASSTRLALTKLDWMAGTKARSGMTYTGRALNYVRKAILPYGRKNVPKALLLITDGVSSDGSYTAQVAAMLRDEGVNVMVIGVGDVNVAECRGIVGCDGVMDCPMFKHTNWKDIMGLFNSLMKEVCDILPQDAVCEPVWAEWSSCKGECGVPGTRTRALLDLRMIEKPVNGSNGQPGKSCEDQKMNFLPQSETCTIECNHEPVPSSPVPIPHDMDHPEPSRATPEGDLDHSHSSIPSTPDMSSSSTDMPSSSSDMPSSPTDMSSSTTDMPSSTTDMPSSTTDMSSSTTDMPSSTTDMSSSTTDMPSSPTDMPSSTTDMPSSPTHTRVEETDEEHNHRKDMDIKFPENMDDIPVEDIPMPIDPRHGVEPSASDVIPEDDQLRKKLEMQREEDLRKELMLQHELKLQEEKERAAILENNTPYGSATSVSQGGESTTGLPQSSEADAISHDVYDNHPEESENTGINAEVTESEDYEGEKQNDESNARSTSNTTKIAGGALLGLLLLGAGGGYAMYKKNKTPTVETESGDYTGADESAEPMKEGDTYTVTEFDNNIWGEAA, encoded by the exons ATGATCGGTTACATCAAGATTCTGGCCTCTGTGCCCCTGTTAAGTTTAGCCTTTTTAGCTACAACGGGGCTACATGCTTTTGCGGACAAAGGCGTTG GTTCACCAAAGGGAAAACAATGCAAGAAGCAACTTGACTTTTCGATTGTGGTAGATGAATCTGCTAGTATATCGAATGATCAATGGGAGGGTCAGATGATTCCATTTTTGCGGAATTTGATTCATACCGTTGACCTCGACAACACTGACATACGTCTTTCGCTTACCACTTACTCAACTCCAACTCGCCAGATATTTACGTTTTTGGATGCGGCTGCAAGCAGTACCAGGCTCGCACTCACTAAGCTTGATTGGATGGCCGGTACCAAAGCTAGGAGTGGTATGACCTACACTGGCAGGGCTCTGAACTACGTTCGTAAGGCTATACTACCATATGGTCGCAAGAATGTACCCAAGGCATTGTTACTGATTACTGATGGAGTATCTTCGGATGGAAGTTACACCGCACAGGTTGCGGCCATGCTTCGTGATGAGGGTGTAAATGTAATGGTTATTGGTGTCGGTGATGTAAATGTTGCTGAATGCCGTGGCATAGTAGGATGTGATGGAGTAATGGATTGTCCTATGTTCAAGCACACCAACTGGAAGGACATCATGGGCCTCTTTAACAGCTTAATGAAGGAGGTATGTGATATTTTACCTCAGGACGCTGTTTGTGAGCCTGTATGGGCAGAATGGTCATCTTGTAAAGGGGAATGTGGCGTTCCTGGTACACGAACTCGTGCTCTTTTGGATCTCCGAATGATTGAAAAGCCCGTAAATGGCTCGAATGGGCAACCGGGTAAATCATGTGAGGATCAGAAGATGAACTTCTTACCCCAATCAGAGACATGCACCATAGAATGCAATCATGAGCCTGTGCCAAGCTCGCCGGTACCTATACCACATGATATGGATCACCCAGAACCAAGCCGTGCTACACCGGAAGGTGACTTAGATCATTCTCATTCTAGCATTCCATCCACCCCTGACATGTCATCAAGTTCTACTGACATGCCATCAAGTTCTAGTGACATGCCATCAAGTCCCACTGATATGTCATCAAGTACTACCGATATGCCATCAAGTACTACCGATATGCCATCAAGTACTACCGATATGTCATCAAGTACTACCGATATGCCATCAAGTACTACCGATATGTCATCAAGTACTACCGATATGCCATCAAGTCCCACTGATATGCCATCAAGTACTACCGATATGCCATCAAGTCCCACTCATACTCGTGTAGAAGAGACCGATGAAGAACATAACCACAGGAAAGATATGGATATCAAGTTCCCCGAAAATATGGATGATATTCCAGTCGAGGATATTCCCATGCCCATAGATCCTAGACATGGCGTCGAACCATCGGCTTCTGATGTGATACCTGAGGATGACCAACTTCGTAAGAAGCTTGAAATGCAGCGCGAAGAGGACCTAAGGAAGGAATTGATGCTCCAACATGAACTGAAGCTTCAAGAAGAAAAGGAAAGGGCGGCTATTTTAGAGAATAACACTCCTTATGGATCCGCCACTTCCGTGTCGCAAGGCGGTGAATCTACAACTGGCTTACCCCAAAGTAGCGAGGCCGATGCAATAAGTCACGATGTGTATGATAACCACCCCGAGGAATCTGAAAACACAGGGATAAATG CTGAAGTGACCGAATCTGAGGACTACGAGGGcgaaaaacaaaatgacGAATCAAATG CACGTTCGACTAGCAACACTACTAAGATTGCCGGCGGTGCTTTACTAGGTCTTCTTCTCCTTGGTGCCGGTGGTGGATACGCTATGTACAAAAA GAACAAGACACCTACTGTTGAGACAGAATCAGGTGATTACACTGGGGCCGACGAGAGTGCAGAACCCATGAAGGAGGGTGACACATACACCGTCACTGAGTTTGACAACAACATTTGGGGCGAGGCAGCGTAA
- a CDS encoding 40S ribosomal subunit protein S4/S9 family protein translates to MSGSLRNYSKTFRNPKRPFEKERLDQELKLIGEYGLKNKREVWRVQYVLSKIRSAARYLLTLDDKDVKRQFQGDALLRRMVRYGLMGENERKLDFVLGLTLNKMMERRLQTKVFKLGLAKSIHHARCMIRQRHIRVGKQIVDIPSFMVRVDSEKHIDFALTSPFGGGRPGRVHRKALRAAAE, encoded by the exons ATGTCTGGAAGCCTCAGAAACTATAGTAAGACTTTCAGGAATCCAAAACGTCCATTCGAGAAG GAACGTTTGGACCAAGAGCTCAAACTCATCGGTGAATATGGACTAAAAAACAAGCGTGAGGTGTGGCGCGTGCAGTATGTGTTGTCCAAGATTAGGTCAGCTGCCCGTTACCTTCTCACCCTAGACGACAAAGACGTTAAACGCCAGTTCCAAG GTGATGCTTTGTTGAGACGTATGGTTCGCTATGGACTTATGGGTGAAAACGAAAGGAAGCTGGATTTCGTCCTTGGTCTTACACTCAACAAGATGATGGAACGTCGTCTCCAGACCAAAGTTTTCAAACTTGGTCTTGCTAAATCAATTCACCACGCGCGCTGCATGATCCGTCAGCGCCACATTCGCGTGGGCAAGCAAATCGTCGATATTCCCTCTTTCATGGTCAGAGTTGACTCTGAGAAACACATCGACTTTGCCCTCACCTCTCCATTCGGCGGTGGCCGTCCAGGAAGGGTACACCGCAAGGCTTTGCGTGCTGCTGCCGAGTAG
- a CDS encoding C-terminal duplication domain of Friend of PRMT1 (FoP) family protein has translation MQHTYKQNRRERSPMRRPRQYRPQARSQPAAYDAREKDYNMNQTFRGAYENARRPQNSAEQERYRPRREPLAQRKRAIQRPGPSTNNSQGQVRKTLNKRARIARKNPVKKAVTKDDLDMQLDKYMGNEAFKGRLDEQLANYFAEDGNEGEQKS, from the exons ATGCAACATACATACAAACAAAATAGGCGAGAGCGTTCTCCTATGCGCCGCCCACGGCAGTATCGTCCGCAGGCTCGCTCTCAACCTGCTGCCTATGATGCTAGGG AAAAGGATTACAACATGAATCAGACATTTAGAGGAGCATATGAAAATGCTAGAAGGCCGCAAAACAGTGCTGAACAGGAACGATATCGTCCAAGACGCGAGCCATTAGCACAAAGAAAGAGAGCTATCCAACGCCCTGGTCCTTCGACCAACAATTCACAAGGACAAGTACGTAAAACACTTAATAAACGCGCGCGAATCGCACGTAAGAATCCAGTGAAAAAGGCAGTAACGAAAGACGATCTG GATATGCAATTGGATAAATATATGGGAAATGAAGCCTTCAAGGGACGATTAGATGAACAACTTGCTAACTACTTCGCAGAAGATGGAAACGAAGGAGAGCAAAAAAGTTAA